ACCACCACGTCGGCGACGTCCCGCAGGTCCACGAACGGCTCCCGGGCCCCGTCACCGGCCGGGAACACCAGCTCCCCGCGCCCGCGCAGCTCCTCCGCCAGCGGGCCCTCGGTGAAGTTCTGCGCGAACCAGGCGGCCCGCACGACCGTCCACCGCGTGCCCGCCCCGGCCAGCGCCTCCTCGGTCGGCCGCGCCTGCTCCTCGCCCCGCGCCGACAGCAGCACCAGCCGCCGTACGCCGAGACCGGCCGCCTCCCGCGCGAACGCCCCGACCGTCTCCGCGGCGTCGGGAGCGCCGACGTCCGTGGGGTGGGCCACGTAGGCCGCGTCGGCGCCGCGCAGGGTGCCGGCCCAGGTCGACCGGTCCCACCAGTCGAACCCGGTCGCCCGCGACGCCGCCCGTACGGTCAGCCCGGCCGCCCGTGCCGCCTCGGCCACCCGTCGCCCGGCCCGCCCGGACGCCCCCGTCACGACGACCGTCATGTTCCCTTGTGCGCTCATCCTCGTCATGGCACCAGTCAACGGCCGGGCGCCCCGCGTTCCCATCGCCGAACGGCTCGCCGGCATACGCGTGCGTCTACGCTGTGGCGCCATGGACGCACTCGCCGGACTGCTGGAGGGCCCCCGTGCCCGGGGCGCGTTCATGATCCGCGCCTGTTTCGACCCGCCCTGGGCCGTACGCGTCGAGGACCGGGCACCGCTGACGGTGATGCTGATGGTCCGCGGCGACGCCTGGATCGTGCCGGACACGGGGGAGCGGCTGCGGCTGCGTACGGGCGACCTCGTCCTCGCCCGCGGCCCCGACCCCTACACCTGCGCCGACGACCCCGGCACCCCGGCGCAGGCGGTGATCCTGCCGGGCGGCGCGTGCAGCTACCCCGACGGACGCCCCCTCAACGGCTCCATGGACCT
This region of Streptomyces ambofaciens ATCC 23877 genomic DNA includes:
- a CDS encoding sugar nucleotide-binding protein, translated to MTRMSAQGNMTVVVTGASGRAGRRVAEAARAAGLTVRAASRATGFDWWDRSTWAGTLRGADAAYVAHPTDVGAPDAAETVGAFAREAAGLGVRRLVLLSARGEEQARPTEEALAGAGTRWTVVRAAWFAQNFTEGPLAEELRGRGELVFPAGDGAREPFVDLRDVADVVVAALVSGDRYAGRVLEVSGPRLLTFAEAVAEIAEGTGRALTYRAVAPHEYGANLAGFGVPAEEAAFLVELFAALLDGRNARLSDGVRQVLGRTPRDFGDFVREGVTAGTWEPDASRPLLA